The bacterium DNA window CCTGGACCGGCCTCTTCCTGAATCGAAAACAAATCTAACTCTCGACCCAGCTTCCTGTGATCGCGCTTCTCGGCCTCTTCGAGCTTGAGCAGGTATTCGTCGAGGTCTTTCTGAGTGACAAAGGCCGTACCGTAAATCCTCTGGAGCATAGGGTTGCGCTCGTCACCGCGCCAATACGCTCCAGCCGCATGCAAAAGCTTATATGCCTTGACCTCGCCGGTATTGGCAATGTGCGGACCACGGCACAAATCCACGAAGCCGTTTTCCTCGTAGATGCTGATGGTCTCGCCATCGGGCAGTTCTTTGATAAGCTCGGTCTTATATGGCTCGTTTTTGAATATCTCCAGAGCCTCGTCGCGGCTTATCTCCTTTCGGACAAACTCGCTCTTGCCTGCGATTATCTTTGCCATCTCCTCGGAAATGCGCTCCAAATCTTCAGGAGTGAACGCGCGGCTGACCCCGAAATCGTAATAGAAACCGTCCTCAATCGACGGACCTATCGCGATCTTGGCATCCGGAAATAGATTTTTGACCGCATGCGCCATTACGTGCGATGTGCTGTGTCTGAGCGTTGATAGTTCCTCTACCGTCATCTTCTTGTCCATTCCCCTCATATACGAATTGAGGGATACTATATATGATTTTTCGGCATCCCCAGTTCAAATTGCTAAAAATCTGCTTTTTGTAATGTCGGGTTCAAAGCAGATTCCTCACATTCGTTCGGAATGACTGCCATTGAAACGCTTGAATAATCAATACAAAATATCAATTACTAGATCAGCTGCGCCCTCACCCTAACCCTTTCCCCCAGGAGAGGGAACAAGGCCGGCATTCGCTCGGAATGACAGATTTGAACACTTATCTGCAATACATGCAGTTTTGCAATCTTCTCCAAAATACTCAATATAACATCTAAATTACTAAATCGCTAACTGCCGTAACCGTTCGGATGGCTGCTGTGCCAGTTCCAGGCGGTCTCAATTATTGTCTTGAGATCGGGATACTTCGGTGACCAGCCCAATTCGGCCATGATCTTCTTTGAACTCGCCACAAGGACCGCAGGGTCTCCCGGACGCCGCGGAGCATCGACTACTTTTATCTTTTTCCCGGTCACCTGCTCGGCTGTAGCAATTACTTCACGGTTTGAATAGCCGCTGCCGTTGCCCAGATTATATACGGTAGTCTGCTTGCCGTTACGCAATGCATCGAGCCCAAGAACATGCGCCTGGGCGAGATCGGTGACATGGACGTAATCGCGAATGCATGTGCCATCGGGGGTCGGCCAGTCCGTGCCGAACATATTGAACTGCTCTCTCTTACCTGACGCCACCTCAAGCACCAGCGGAATTATATGATGTTCGGGCTTGTGGTCCTCGCCTATCAGGCCGGATGGGTCTGCGCCTGAAGCATTGAAATATCGAAATGAGATCGACCGCAGGCCATATGCATGCTCATACTCCTTCAATATCTCTTCGAGCATAAGCTTTGAACGACCGTAGGGGTTGGTAGGGTCTTTGGGATGGTCCTCGGGAATAGGAATCTCCTTGGGTTCGCCGAATGTGGCTGCGCTGGATGAAAAGATCATCATCTTTATATCAAACTCAAGCATCATATCGAGCATGGCAAGGCTCTTGGAGACGTTGGTGACATAATACTTCTTCGGGTCGGCAACGGACTCACCTACGTCCGCAAACGCGGCAAAGTGCATCACCGCTTCGATCTTATGACTCGAAAAAATCTGCCGGAGCAAATCCTTATCGCCAATATCACCGATTATTATCTCGCTGCCGGATGCGGCCTCTTTGTGGCCGAACACAAGGTCATCGAGGCTGACAACGCTCTCACCGCGCTCCATCAGCATCTTTACGGCGTGGCTGCCTA harbors:
- the galE gene encoding UDP-glucose 4-epimerase GalE gives rise to the protein MSILVTGGLGYVGSHAVKMLMERGESVVSLDDLVFGHKEAASGSEIIIGDIGDKDLLRQIFSSHKIEAVMHFAAFADVGESVADPKKYYVTNVSKSLAMLDMMLEFDIKMMIFSSSAATFGEPKEIPIPEDHPKDPTNPYGRSKLMLEEILKEYEHAYGLRSISFRYFNASGADPSGLIGEDHKPEHHIIPLVLEVASGKREQFNMFGTDWPTPDGTCIRDYVHVTDLAQAHVLGLDALRNGKQTTVYNLGNGSGYSNREVIATAEQVTGKKIKVVDAPRRPGDPAVLVASSKKIMAELGWSPKYPDLKTIIETAWNWHSSHPNGYGS